The proteins below are encoded in one region of Paraburkholderia aromaticivorans:
- a CDS encoding aconitase family protein: protein MSDTIRLDGRVLYLSQDPTVIEAQLAGENFTRATAGPLRDNVSTDEITPVTVMLTYDERLGQYPYVGFKAGERMPIGRDAVKNGGFQVTVAGKRYGKGSSRESSPLAELSAGIRLIVAESFERIYQQNCDNIGILTTTDFSVLDRLTAGEAVPIDEFLEGRDALTQQIIRSGGLLPYSKFADWPAPRAGDSAHANVAQAAEPKTLVEKIIERHLHPGSVGAQRGDGVFIAADWRFSHDYFTGMCAHLMHRAFGKPAPLHAPDHIIAFQDHLVLASQSIPHVRDGLLPGVANLMEGHTSFSRDYPVRSHGALDSMPGSEGICHALMAEQYALPGQVACGTDSHTPHSGALGCLAFGAGATEIANSWVTGYVRCKVPETWRIEISGHLRDGVTAKDVVLHLLQRDAIRSGGAIGLVFEYGGAAVRAMSIDERATLTNMVAELGGFTGIVEPDERTVAFLKERRGVDFTLENWMKSDAGATYRDTIRIDASAIEPMLARPGDPGNGVPAPQLEQDVAIDIAYGGSCTAGKREDFDFYHEVLRWGVEQGLSVPEGTRLYLQFGTMAVRAYCEERGYLPVFERAGVTLVMPGCGSCANCGPGQSAEADEVTISAINRNFPGRSGPGNVWLASPYTVAASALTGKIMTFEQLKRARS, encoded by the coding sequence ATGAGCGACACGATTCGTCTGGACGGCCGCGTGCTGTACCTGTCTCAGGACCCCACGGTGATCGAGGCGCAACTCGCCGGCGAGAACTTCACGCGCGCCACGGCCGGCCCGCTGCGCGACAACGTCTCCACCGACGAGATCACGCCGGTTACCGTCATGCTCACGTACGACGAGCGCCTTGGCCAGTATCCGTACGTCGGCTTCAAGGCCGGCGAGCGCATGCCGATCGGCCGCGATGCGGTGAAGAACGGCGGCTTCCAGGTGACGGTGGCGGGCAAGCGCTACGGCAAGGGATCGTCGCGCGAATCGAGTCCGTTGGCGGAACTCTCGGCCGGTATCCGGCTGATCGTCGCGGAAAGCTTCGAGCGGATCTATCAGCAGAACTGCGACAACATCGGCATTCTCACCACCACGGATTTCTCCGTGCTCGATCGTTTGACCGCGGGAGAGGCGGTGCCGATCGACGAATTTCTCGAAGGACGCGACGCGCTCACGCAGCAGATCATTCGCAGCGGCGGGCTGCTCCCGTACAGCAAGTTCGCCGACTGGCCCGCGCCGCGCGCGGGCGATAGCGCTCACGCCAACGTAGCGCAGGCCGCGGAGCCGAAGACGCTGGTCGAGAAGATCATCGAACGGCATCTGCATCCGGGCAGCGTCGGCGCGCAGCGCGGCGACGGCGTGTTCATCGCCGCGGACTGGCGCTTCAGCCACGATTACTTCACCGGCATGTGCGCGCATCTGATGCATCGCGCGTTCGGCAAGCCGGCGCCGCTGCATGCGCCGGATCACATCATCGCGTTCCAGGATCATCTGGTGCTCGCATCGCAGAGCATTCCGCACGTGCGCGACGGTCTGCTGCCGGGCGTCGCCAATCTGATGGAAGGGCATACGTCGTTCTCGCGTGACTATCCGGTGCGCTCGCACGGCGCGCTCGACAGCATGCCGGGCTCCGAAGGCATCTGTCACGCGTTGATGGCCGAGCAATACGCGTTGCCGGGGCAGGTGGCGTGCGGCACCGATTCGCATACGCCGCATTCGGGCGCGCTCGGCTGCCTCGCGTTTGGTGCGGGCGCAACGGAAATCGCCAATAGCTGGGTGACGGGCTACGTGCGCTGCAAAGTGCCGGAGACTTGGCGCATCGAAATCAGCGGTCATTTGCGCGACGGCGTGACCGCGAAGGACGTGGTGCTGCATCTGCTGCAGAGGGATGCGATCCGCTCGGGCGGCGCGATCGGCCTCGTGTTCGAATACGGCGGCGCGGCGGTGCGCGCGATGTCGATCGACGAGCGCGCGACCTTGACCAACATGGTCGCGGAACTGGGCGGCTTCACGGGCATCGTCGAACCGGACGAACGCACGGTGGCGTTTCTCAAAGAACGGCGCGGCGTCGATTTCACCCTTGAAAACTGGATGAAAAGCGATGCGGGCGCCACTTATCGCGACACGATCCGTATCGATGCAAGTGCAATCGAGCCGATGCTCGCGCGTCCCGGCGATCCCGGCAATGGCGTGCCGGCGCCGCAACTGGAACAGGATGTCGCCATCGATATCGCTTACGGTGGTTCATGCACGGCAGGCAAGCGCGAAGACTTCGATTTCTATCACGAGGTGCTGCGCTGGGGCGTCGAGCAAGGTCTTAGCGTGCCCGAGGGGACGCGTCTCTACTTGCAATTCGGCACCATGGCGGTGCGCGCGTATTGTGAGGAGCGCGGCTATTTGCCGGTCTTCGAGCGCGCGGGCGTGACGCTCGTCATGCCGGGCTGCGGGTCGTGCGCGAATTGCGGGCCGGGCCAATCGGCCGAGGCGGACGAAGTGACGATCAGCGCGATCAACCGCAATTTCCCGGGCCGTTCGGGGCCGGGCAATGTGTGGCTCGCAAGTCCGTACACGGTGGCGGCGAGCGCGCTGACCGGAAAAATCATGACCTTCGAACAATTGAAGCGCGCACGCAGCTAG
- a CDS encoding LysR family transcriptional regulator: MENLLKKLDLTSLRLFVAVCQERNIARAAEREFIASSAVSRRIAEIEAVIGLPVIQRQSRGITVTPVGETMLRYALAIIGNIEQMSAELSRFSSGAKGRVRVVANLSSIVQFLPEDVAAFGRAFPEVSIELEEENSADVLRIVGEHAADFGICNSVAGSEAFEQVPYRQDRLAVLVPGGHRLAGALRVSFDDLLDDSFVGLRSESALTQLLTQQAASAGRQLDVKIRVSSLDALCRMVHAGLGIAVVPEQVGLLYVNALDVSLLSLSDAWAVRRLIMIIKARDQLSASAAALVGFLGKGG; this comes from the coding sequence ATGGAAAACCTTCTCAAGAAACTCGACCTCACCTCGCTGCGCCTGTTCGTCGCCGTCTGCCAGGAGCGCAATATCGCGCGCGCGGCGGAGCGCGAGTTCATCGCATCGTCCGCGGTAAGCCGGCGCATCGCCGAGATCGAGGCGGTGATCGGCTTGCCGGTGATCCAGCGCCAGTCGCGCGGCATCACCGTGACGCCGGTCGGCGAGACCATGCTGCGCTACGCGCTGGCGATCATCGGCAATATCGAGCAGATGAGCGCGGAGCTGTCGCGCTTCTCGTCGGGCGCGAAAGGGCGCGTGCGGGTGGTGGCGAATCTGTCCTCGATCGTGCAGTTTCTGCCGGAAGATGTGGCCGCGTTCGGACGCGCGTTCCCGGAAGTGTCGATCGAACTGGAAGAGGAAAATAGCGCCGACGTGCTGCGGATTGTCGGTGAACACGCGGCGGACTTCGGCATCTGCAACTCGGTGGCGGGCAGCGAGGCGTTCGAACAGGTGCCGTACCGGCAGGATCGGCTGGCGGTGCTGGTGCCGGGCGGCCATCGACTCGCCGGCGCGTTGCGGGTGAGCTTCGACGATCTGCTCGATGACAGCTTCGTCGGGCTGCGCAGCGAGAGCGCGCTGACGCAACTGCTGACGCAGCAGGCAGCCAGCGCGGGGCGGCAACTCGATGTGAAGATTCGCGTCAGCAGCCTTGATGCGCTTTGCCGGATGGTGCATGCCGGGCTCGGCATCGCGGTCGTGCCCGAACAGGTTGGGCTGCTCTATGTGAATGCGCTCGACGTGAGCCTGCTGTCTCTGAGCGATGCGTGGGCGGTGCGCCGCCTCATCATGATCATCAAGGCGCGCGATCAGTTGAGCGCGAGCGCGGCGGCGCTGGTTGGATTTCTTGGCAAGGGCGGTTGA